One Oculatellaceae cyanobacterium genomic region harbors:
- a CDS encoding GNAT family N-acetyltransferase produces the protein MQTTCSGLKVTFAQPEDLPFIKALADAHRRELGFVNRATLAVAIDNKEILYIPELGFLHFHNRRDKISTLYHLCVNPHTRRQGIARQLVSAWEENSRKCGMTILRLKCPLDLEANGFYSEVGFSRTDIEEGKNRRLVVWERKLLSAPPNRPQFVAAFSAGGSELKRLFELWQMGGDPRQPFAHVLYTPIACPASTTKFLKEEKEKGNIQKVWLDCGAYQVQQGKRDYFDDLLPFLGKFYRDNQWADGYVLPDLVPISTDEDEIVECKVRDTSDYCKIFFNQMPEYVQKRAIAPVQGRTVSQIKRCLRIYNNLGITRIGFGSWGTSGPNGSVNMLSEISLALFREVYNSANDYGMYIHCFGIGGPNSYNRLRRNNLTPNSLDSTTWWKAGAFGSIFFPNKSQIQITVRRGIETTKKGLEELKEATNHSCYFCESVETLRTSRNHRIMHNLTAWLDTLEFENA, from the coding sequence TTGCAGACTACGTGTTCGGGTTTAAAAGTGACATTTGCTCAACCAGAGGATCTACCCTTTATCAAAGCTCTTGCTGATGCCCACCGACGAGAATTGGGTTTTGTCAATCGAGCTACTCTAGCTGTCGCTATCGATAACAAAGAAATCCTGTACATCCCGGAACTTGGCTTTCTGCATTTTCATAACAGAAGAGATAAAATTTCCACGCTCTATCATTTATGTGTTAATCCACATACACGTAGACAGGGAATTGCTCGTCAGCTAGTTAGCGCTTGGGAGGAAAATAGTAGAAAATGTGGCATGACAATTCTGCGCCTCAAGTGCCCACTGGATTTAGAAGCAAATGGATTTTATTCGGAAGTTGGTTTCAGCCGTACAGATATTGAAGAGGGGAAAAATCGTCGCCTGGTTGTTTGGGAAAGAAAACTCCTGTCTGCCCCACCAAATCGGCCTCAATTTGTGGCAGCTTTTAGTGCAGGGGGTAGTGAGCTCAAACGTCTTTTCGAGCTTTGGCAAATGGGTGGCGATCCGCGCCAGCCATTTGCTCATGTTCTATATACACCAATTGCCTGTCCTGCATCTACAACCAAGTTTTTAAAAGAAGAAAAGGAAAAAGGAAATATCCAAAAAGTTTGGTTAGATTGTGGTGCTTATCAGGTACAGCAAGGAAAACGGGATTATTTTGATGACTTACTACCATTTTTAGGTAAGTTTTACCGAGATAATCAGTGGGCGGACGGCTATGTATTACCGGATTTAGTTCCCATATCTACTGATGAAGATGAAATAGTAGAATGTAAAGTACGCGATACCTCCGATTATTGCAAAATCTTTTTCAATCAGATGCCGGAGTATGTGCAGAAAAGAGCGATCGCACCTGTGCAAGGACGTACTGTAAGCCAAATCAAACGTTGTCTCAGGATTTATAACAATTTAGGTATTACTAGAATTGGCTTTGGTTCTTGGGGAACCTCAGGACCGAACGGTAGCGTTAATATGCTTTCTGAAATTAGTTTGGCTTTGTTTAGGGAAGTTTACAATAGTGCTAATGACTATGGAATGTACATTCACTGTTTTGGGATTGGTGGGCCAAACAGCTATAATCGTCTCCGCAGAAATAATTTAACTCCCAACTCGCTTGATAGTACAACTTGGTGGAAAGCAGGAGCTTTTGGCAGCATATTTTTTCCTAATAAATCTCAAATTCAAATTACAGTTAGACGGGGGATTGAAACTACTAAAAAAGGTTTAGAAGAGCTTAAGGAAGCTACCAATCATTCTTGTTATTTTTGTGAAAGTGTTGAGACCTTAAGAACTAGCCGCAATCATCGCATCATGCATAATCTAACAGCTTGGTTGGATACATTGGAATTTGAAAATGCCTAA
- a CDS encoding helix-turn-helix transcriptional regulator, whose product MRIRQVKEVEVQGLGERIKQARLAIAQTKSLEQICDEVGLSRTYWYDIEKETLKGALSVENLRKIEQSLGVDFGISLDKK is encoded by the coding sequence ATGAGAATTAGGCAAGTAAAAGAGGTGGAAGTTCAGGGATTGGGCGAACGGATAAAGCAGGCTCGACTAGCGATCGCACAAACCAAATCTTTAGAACAAATATGTGATGAAGTGGGTCTTTCACGAACTTATTGGTATGACATCGAAAAAGAAACGCTCAAAGGTGCCTTATCAGTTGAGAACCTTCGCAAGATTGAACAGTCATTAGGTGTTGATTTTGGTATTAGTCTCGACAAAAAGTAG
- the glmS gene encoding glutamine--fructose-6-phosphate transaminase (isomerizing), with product MCGIVGYIGTQAATEILLAGLEKLEYRGYDSAGIALVSEGELDRVRAKGKLRNLREKLEMQASPAQLGIGHTRWATHGKPEEHNAHPHTDTKRRIAVVQNGIIENYRELREELKKLGHEFRSETDTEVIPHLIAEFLSNPPAPAHPQIHSLLLEAVRQAVNKLKGAFAIAVISADFPDELIVVRQQAPLVIGFGQGEFFCASDTPAIVQYTRAVLPLENGELARLTPLGVEVYNFAGDRLKKTPRTLNWNPILVEKQGFRHFMVKEIYEQPGVVRTCLEAYLNHQWNPDSEQSPINLGLPAELYADIEHIQVVACGTSWHAGLVGKYLLQELAQIHTNIEYASEFRYSPPPITANTLTIGITQSGETADTLAALAMVKERGQNQPAKYQARLLGITNRIDSSLASIVPDLIDTRAGIEIGVAATKSFVAQLMAFYFLALDLAYHRKTLSNLQIEEIITELRQLPAQIEIILESQERYIEELAHEFTETTDFIFVGRGINYPIALEGALKLKEISYIHAEGYPSGELKHGPIALLDAKVPVVAIAMPGKVYEKTLSNAQEAKARDSRLIGVTAMGDKEATETFDELLPVPQVNELLSPVLTVIPLQLLSYHIAARRGLDVDQPRNLAKSVTVE from the coding sequence ATGTGCGGAATTGTTGGCTATATCGGCACTCAAGCAGCTACGGAAATTTTGTTGGCAGGTTTAGAAAAATTAGAGTACCGAGGCTACGATTCTGCTGGAATAGCCTTGGTGTCCGAAGGTGAACTCGATCGCGTTCGTGCTAAAGGCAAGTTGCGTAACCTCAGAGAAAAGTTAGAAATGCAGGCAAGTCCAGCGCAACTTGGTATTGGACACACTCGCTGGGCAACTCATGGTAAACCAGAGGAACATAATGCCCATCCCCATACAGATACGAAAAGACGCATAGCTGTAGTACAAAATGGGATTATTGAAAATTACCGTGAATTGCGCGAGGAACTGAAAAAGCTAGGACACGAATTTCGCTCAGAAACCGATACAGAAGTTATCCCCCATTTAATAGCGGAATTTTTATCGAATCCCCCCGCACCTGCTCACCCTCAGATACATTCACTTTTGCTAGAAGCAGTTCGCCAAGCTGTAAATAAACTTAAGGGGGCTTTTGCTATAGCAGTTATTTCTGCTGATTTTCCTGATGAGTTGATTGTGGTACGCCAGCAAGCACCTTTAGTGATTGGGTTTGGGCAAGGAGAGTTTTTCTGTGCTTCGGATACTCCAGCTATTGTGCAATATACCCGTGCTGTGTTGCCGTTGGAAAATGGGGAATTAGCTAGACTCACACCTCTAGGAGTAGAAGTTTACAACTTTGCGGGCGATCGCCTCAAGAAAACCCCCCGCACTCTTAACTGGAATCCTATCCTGGTAGAAAAACAAGGTTTCCGCCACTTCATGGTTAAAGAAATTTACGAGCAACCAGGAGTTGTACGGACTTGTTTAGAAGCTTATCTCAATCATCAGTGGAATCCCGATTCCGAGCAATCGCCGATTAATTTAGGTTTACCAGCAGAACTTTATGCTGATATAGAACATATTCAGGTTGTTGCTTGTGGTACAAGTTGGCACGCGGGATTAGTAGGTAAATATTTATTGCAAGAATTAGCGCAAATACATACAAATATTGAATATGCTTCAGAATTTCGCTATTCTCCACCGCCAATAACTGCTAACACTTTGACTATTGGGATTACGCAATCTGGAGAAACAGCAGATACTCTAGCAGCTTTAGCAATGGTAAAAGAGCGTGGTCAGAATCAACCAGCTAAGTATCAAGCTAGATTATTAGGAATTACTAATCGCATTGATAGTTCCTTGGCTAGTATTGTGCCAGATTTGATTGATACTAGAGCAGGAATTGAAATTGGGGTTGCTGCTACTAAATCTTTTGTTGCTCAATTAATGGCGTTTTATTTCTTGGCTTTAGATTTAGCTTATCATCGCAAAACTTTGTCTAATCTTCAAATTGAGGAGATTATTACGGAGTTAAGACAACTTCCGGCACAAATTGAAATAATTTTGGAAAGTCAAGAGCGTTATATTGAGGAGTTAGCTCACGAATTTACTGAAACTACAGATTTTATTTTTGTGGGACGTGGAATTAATTATCCAATTGCTTTAGAAGGGGCGTTGAAACTAAAGGAAATTAGCTATATTCATGCAGAAGGTTATCCTTCTGGAGAACTCAAGCATGGGCCAATTGCTTTGTTAGATGCTAAAGTTCCTGTAGTTGCGATCGCCATGCCTGGTAAAGTTTATGAAAAGACTTTATCTAATGCTCAAGAAGCTAAGGCTAGAGATTCTCGCTTGATTGGTGTTACTGCAATGGGCGATAAGGAAGCGACAGAAACTTTTGATGAGTTGTTACCAGTACCACAAGTTAATGAATTACTTTCTCCTGTTTTAACTGTAATTCCTTTACAACTTTTGTCTTATCATATTGCTGCGCGTCGCGGTTTGGATGTTGACCAGCCAAGGAACCTCGCCAAATCAGTAACGGTGGAATAA
- the psaC gene encoding photosystem I iron-sulfur center protein PsaC gives MSHTVKIYDTCIGCTQCVRACPTDVLEMVPWDGCKAAQIASSPRTEDCVGCKRCETACPTDFLSIRVYLGAETTRSMGLAY, from the coding sequence ATGTCTCATACAGTCAAAATCTACGATACCTGCATTGGTTGCACCCAGTGTGTACGTGCTTGCCCTACTGACGTTCTGGAAATGGTTCCTTGGGATGGCTGTAAAGCAGCGCAAATTGCTTCTTCGCCTCGGACAGAAGACTGCGTAGGTTGCAAGCGGTGTGAAACTGCTTGTCCTACAGACTTCCTCAGTATCCGAGTATACCTGGGCGCAGAAACAACTCGCAGTATGGGTCTGGCTTACTAA